From the Methanocaldococcus fervens AG86 genome, the window ATCAGCTTTATTTAATGCCTCAACAACTTTTGGAACCTCGCTTTTATACCTCTTACCTAACTCTCTGTAGTTTGGTTTTATTATATATTTTCCTCCTTCAACTTCTCCAAATTTAATGTTTTTAACATTACCCTGCTCTTTTATGATATAGGAAAATCTTTCTACAGCTTTTTTAACTTCTTCCCCACCAGCGATAGTTATCTCTTTTAATGGATATCTCAACGTGTATTTTATCCTATCTCTTCCTCTGTAGATTGCATCAACAATATCTCTAACTATTGCCATATCTCCCTCTAACTCTTCATCAATAAACTCTTCATCAACCTCTATTTTATTCATAAATATACTTTCTTCCATATCCTCTGTTTTTAAGTTTTGATATATCGCCTCTGCAGTATGTGGAGCTACTGGGGCTAATATTGTAGCCAATTTTAATAAAACGTAGTATAGTGTTTGATATGCCGCTAATTTATCAACATCCTCTTTTTCCTTCCATGTTCTGTCTCTAATCAACCTAATGTACCATCTACTTAAGTCATTCAATATGAAATCTTTCAATGTCCATGTGTAGGTGTGGAAGTAAGGAACTTCGAGATTTTCAATAGCTATTTTAGCAACTGTATTTATTCTACTCAAAATCCATTTATCTTCATCTTTTAGATATTCAAAGTATTTTTCATCTGGTTTGAAGTTATCTAAGACCATGTAATTTACAGCGAACATATAGGCGTTCCACAAAGTGTTAAACAGGCTTAAAACATCATCCATTTCACTCCATACAAACCTTAAATCTTCCCAAACCTTGTTCGCACTTAACAAGTAAAATCTTAGCAAATCAGCCCCATATTTTTCAACAACATCATCTGGATTTACAATATTTCCTAAACTTTTACTCATCTTGTCTCCATGCTCATCTAAGGTGAAGCCGTGCATTAAACATTTCTTGTATGGGATGTCGTTGAATACAATTGCAGATAACGCATGCTGTGAGTAGAACCATTTAGTAACTTGGTCATTTCCTTCTGTTATAAAGTCAGCTTTTTTCAATGTTTTTGAACCAATTGAAGCGTAAGGTGCCAAACCAGAGTCAAACCAGACATCTAAAACATCTGGAACTCTCTTCATTTCTCCTCCACATTCACATCTCAACTTTATTTTATCAACTGTTGGCTTATGTAAATCGTTAATCTCTCCAACCTCATCTTTATTTATCATCTTTTCCTCTAACTCTTCAACACTTCCAACAACTACGTATTTTCCACACTTTTCACAAACCCAAACTGGAAGTGGAATTCCCCAGTATCTCTGCCTACTTATGTTCCAATCCCCAACAAACTTAACTCCATTTATATATCTTGTTTCAACCCAGTGCGGAATCCACTGAACTGTTTTAGCATGCTCTATAATGTTATCTTTAATCTTTGATATCTCTAAGAACCACTGCTCTGTTGCCCTAAACAAGAGAGGAGTTTTACATCTCCAACAGTGTGGATAGCTGTGTTTTATCTTTCCAGCATAAACTAACAGTCCTTTTTCCTTTAAAGTTTCAATTACTTCAGCATCTGCATCTTTAACAAAAATTCCTTTCCATTTTCCTTCTATATATTTTCCTTCATCATCTATTGGAGAGTATATTGGCAGATTGTATTTTTTAGCCACTTCAAAATCCTCTTCCCCATGTCCTGGGGCTGTATGAACTAACCCAGTTCCTCCCTCTAAGGTTACATGCTCTCCTAAGATAATTGTGTGAGCATTTTCTAATTTTGCAAATTCTTTCTGCCTCTCATTCTCCTCTAACAATGGATGGATATATTTTATTCCTTCTAAATCTTTTCCTTTAACTTTTTTGATTATCTTGTAGCTTTTAATGTTATTTGCCTTCTTAGCTTTGTTTATAACATCTTCAACTAACTTTTCAGCGATAATCCAAACCTCTTTTTTGTTGTCAAATTCAACCTCTACATAGGCATAGTCATAGTCAGGATGAACAGCTACAGCTAAGTTTGCTACCAAAGTCCATGGTGTTGTTGTCCAAATAACGAGATAGGTGTTTTCTTCATCAGCTAATTTGAATTTTGCATAAAGTGACGGGTCGTAAACATCTTTATACTCTCCTCTAACCTCATGCTCAGCTAAGGCAGTTTCACACCTTGGACACCAATAAACAACCCTCAAATCTCTTGTTAATAACCCTTTTTCATGGGCTACCTTTAATGTCCACCATCCAATCTCCATGTATTCTTTTGTTATTGGCATATATGCGTTTTCCCAATCTAACCAAACCCCTAAGTTCTTAAACTGATTCTCCATAATTTCCTTATGCTTTAAAGCAAATTCTTTACACTTTTCTATAAATTCCTCTACTCCAATCTTTGTTTCTATCTCTTTTTTGTTTTTTATTCCAAATTCGTTTTCAACTTTAACCTCTATTGGCAACCCATGCATATCCCATCCAGCTTTATCTAAAACATTATATCCCTGCATTCTTTTAAATCTTAAATATGTATCTTTAATTATTTTATTCCATGCAGTTCCTAAGTGTATTGCTCCAGAACAGTATGGAGGCCCATCAACAAAGTAAAATTCCTTATTTCCTTCATTCTTTTTCTTTACTTTTTGATATATATCGTTCTCTTCCCAGAATTTTTTTATTTTCTTATCCAACTCTCTAAAATTAACTGGCTCAACTCTTTCCATTTAATCACCTCATCTTGGATATTATATCTGAGATTATCTCATCCATGTTGTTTTTAAATTCTTTTAATCGAACGATTCTTGAAATTATCTTATTTAAATATTTATTTTGTAGCTTTGAATCTTCTTTTATTTCATTAGAATAATCATCTGGTAAATTTTTAATTTTATTTAAGATGTTTTTATCATCAATATTGGCAATTTTATATAGCTCTAAACATGTCCTTTTTACACTCAACCCGTTTTCAACAACAATGTTTAACAACTCCTCATATGGAATTTTTTCCTCTATTATCTTCCAATAATCCTCAAATATATTGCTTTCTATTATACATTCAAGCACTTCTAAAATTTTTATAGTTAAATCCAATTTTAAAATTTTTGATGTTAAGCAATTCTCCTTCTCCTCCAATTGAATAATCCTATCAAAATCATTTGGATTTTCATTTTTTACTTTTTCTAATAATATTCTAATGTTATTTAACTCTCTAAGGTTATTTTCCCCCTCTTCGATTAGTTCTCTTTTTTTATCTTTTATTTCAATTAAAGTAGGGTAGCTATTAGTTTCCATTAAATCACCCAATGGCAGGAAAATAAAATAAACTTAAATAAACTTATTTCTTTTTCTTATCTCTCTTCTTCGACTTATAATAACCTTTTAACACTGGAAGTTTTGGAAAATCATCCAAAAGCCTGTAATAAATATCCCCATATCTCTCACTAATTACAACAATATGGGCTGGAGGATGAATTTTTCTAATCCTATCTATTGCCTTTGGAGCTTTTTCAGCAATCTTCGCCACACATGCTGTTTTACACGGCTTCTTTACCTCTCCAAGTATGTGGCTTAATATCTCATCAGCAGCTTCTGGAACTATAATTTTTGGCTTACCAATAATTGTTAACTCTGCATGTCTATCAACATCTGCCAAAGCATTTTTTAATTTTTCATAACTATCTCCTCTAATCAACAAGATTGTCATAACTATCCCTAACACGTGTTTATTTATTTTAAATTTAAAAAATAAAAATTTAAATTCTATCTTCTGTGCCTCTCGTTATGTTTTAAGTATTCTTCAAGCATAAATGGAAAGTCAGAGGCATCAACAAACCTCAATCCTAATCTTTGAGCCCATTTTTCAATGCCTCCATCACTCGCCACTACTGCAGCATCCAACTCCTTAGCTAAAAGTAAAACATCTAAGTCCGGGGCACTGTCTAAAGTTCCCACTCTTAAAGCACTCCTATATTTATTTCTAAAGGTATTTATTGTTTTTGATAATACTTTATTTATAATTTCATTTTTACTCATCTCTGGATGTCTTTTTGATAATTCATAAACCATGTCTGATGTTCTTATTATATGCTCCTCTCCAATCCTCATCCCTTTATTTATCCTCTCCCTCAAATCTTTTACATATTCATAAAAAATCTCTGACGGAATTTTTATCTCATATCTGTTTGGAGTTTTTTTAACAAGCCATGTATCAACTTTAACTATAACATCTCTCGGACATTTTTCATTTTCTAAAAATCCCATCAGTTCATTATACACGGTTGGATATGGGATGTGGCAAGAGATATTTAGCTTTATCCTCGCTTCTGCTATTAAATCCATAACCTTATCTGTCAATTCCGTAATTGTTTTAACCCCTACTGCTTTCCTAACTGACGGTTCAGTAAAAGCACTAGTATCTAAGCAGAACCTTTGTTTTTGCATTTTCTCCCCAATTAAT encodes:
- the ileS gene encoding isoleucine--tRNA ligase, which produces MERVEPVNFRELDKKIKKFWEENDIYQKVKKKNEGNKEFYFVDGPPYCSGAIHLGTAWNKIIKDTYLRFKRMQGYNVLDKAGWDMHGLPIEVKVENEFGIKNKKEIETKIGVEEFIEKCKEFALKHKEIMENQFKNLGVWLDWENAYMPITKEYMEIGWWTLKVAHEKGLLTRDLRVVYWCPRCETALAEHEVRGEYKDVYDPSLYAKFKLADEENTYLVIWTTTPWTLVANLAVAVHPDYDYAYVEVEFDNKKEVWIIAEKLVEDVINKAKKANNIKSYKIIKKVKGKDLEGIKYIHPLLEENERQKEFAKLENAHTIILGEHVTLEGGTGLVHTAPGHGEEDFEVAKKYNLPIYSPIDDEGKYIEGKWKGIFVKDADAEVIETLKEKGLLVYAGKIKHSYPHCWRCKTPLLFRATEQWFLEISKIKDNIIEHAKTVQWIPHWVETRYINGVKFVGDWNISRQRYWGIPLPVWVCEKCGKYVVVGSVEELEEKMINKDEVGEINDLHKPTVDKIKLRCECGGEMKRVPDVLDVWFDSGLAPYASIGSKTLKKADFITEGNDQVTKWFYSQHALSAIVFNDIPYKKCLMHGFTLDEHGDKMSKSLGNIVNPDDVVEKYGADLLRFYLLSANKVWEDLRFVWSEMDDVLSLFNTLWNAYMFAVNYMVLDNFKPDEKYFEYLKDEDKWILSRINTVAKIAIENLEVPYFHTYTWTLKDFILNDLSRWYIRLIRDRTWKEKEDVDKLAAYQTLYYVLLKLATILAPVAPHTAEAIYQNLKTEDMEESIFMNKIEVDEEFIDEELEGDMAIVRDIVDAIYRGRDRIKYTLRYPLKEITIAGGEEVKKAVERFSYIIKEQGNVKNIKFGEVEGGKYIIKPNYRELGKRYKSEVPKVVEALNKADAKELMEKLKEGAVVLDGYEIKPEYVEIRLEIPEHIAGVEFSKGTVFINTEITDDLIKEGLMREVIRRIQAMRKDMDLDIEERIKVKVEGIDLGEFKDIIEREVRGTFVDDIKADYERDWEIKTPNGEKYNVKIAIERINK
- a CDS encoding DUF356 domain-containing protein, translating into MTILLIRGDSYEKLKNALADVDRHAELTIIGKPKIIVPEAADEILSHILGEVKKPCKTACVAKIAEKAPKAIDRIRKIHPPAHIVVISERYGDIYYRLLDDFPKLPVLKGYYKSKKRDKKKK
- a CDS encoding RNA ligase partner protein — protein: MQKQRFCLDTSAFTEPSVRKAVGVKTITELTDKVMDLIAEARIKLNISCHIPYPTVYNELMGFLENEKCPRDVIVKVDTWLVKKTPNRYEIKIPSEIFYEYVKDLRERINKGMRIGEEHIIRTSDMVYELSKRHPEMSKNEIINKVLSKTINTFRNKYRSALRVGTLDSAPDLDVLLLAKELDAAVVASDGGIEKWAQRLGLRFVDASDFPFMLEEYLKHNERHRR